The Streptococcus sanguinis genomic sequence TTAGTTAATCAAGTGGAAACACATGATAAAAAATATTTTATTTTTAAAGGAGTCTATCCATGGCAGTATTTGAAAAAGTACAAGAAATTATCGTTGAAGAACTTGGCAAAGAGCCATCAGAAGTTACTCTTGAGTCAACTTTCGATGATCTTGAAGCAGATTCATTGGATTTGTTCCAAGTGATTTCAGAAATTGAAGATGCATTTGACATTCAAATCGAAACTGAAGAAGGTTTGAACACAGTTGGTGATTTGGTTGCTTATGTAGAAGAAAAAACTAAATAAGCAAGTAACTGAGAGTATCGAAAGATATTCTCTCTTGTTTAGGTAATAGTTTGACTGTCAAAGTAAAGGAAATACATCTAGCGTGTGGTAGTTTGAGATCAAGCTATTACTTAAGCAATGATAAAAGGAAGGTATTATGCAAACACGTATTACAGAATTATTGAACATTGATTACCCTATTTTCCAAGGCGGAATGGCCTGGGTTGCTGATGGCGACTTGGCTGGCGCGGTTTCAAAAGCCGGCGGTCTTGGCATCATCGGTGGTGGAAATGCACCCAAGGAAGTGGTAAAGGCTAATATTGACAAGATTAAGTCTTTAACAGACCGTCCTTTCGGGGTTAACATCATGCTCCTGTCTCCTTTTGCAGACGACATTGTTGATCTGGTCATTGAAGAGGGAGTAAAAGTAGTAACAACTGGTGCAGGTAATCCAAGCAAGCACATGGCTCGTTTCCATGAAGCGGGAATTACAGTTATCCCTGTTGTGCCAAGTGTGGCCTTGGCTAAGCGGATGGAAAAAATCGGTGCGGATGCAGTCATTGCAGAAGGTATGGAAGCCGGTGGTCACATCGGAAAATTGACTACCATGTCCTTGGTTCGTCAGGTTGCAGAAGCAGTTAGCATTCCGGTTATTGCTGCCGGTGGTATTGCAGATGGTGCTGGTGCTGCAGCTGGTTTTATGCTGGGAGCCGAGGCTGTTCAAGTCGGAACTCGCTTTGTTGTTGCAAAGGAATCCAATGCCCATCAAAACTATAAGAACATGATTTTGAAGGCTCGCGATATTGATACGACTATCTCTGCCCAGCATTTTGGTCATGCAGTTCGTGCTATCAAGAATAAGCTGACGCGTGATTTCGAAAAGGCGGAAAAAGAAGCCTTCAAGCAAGAAAATCCAGATTTGACTGTTTTTGAAAATCTGGGTGCTGGTGCTTTGGCCAATGCGGTTGTTCGCGGAGATGTGGAAAATGGTTCCGTCATGTCTGGTCAAATTGCTGGTTTAATCAGTAAGGAAGAGACAGTCGAAGAAATCCTCAAAGATATCTACTATGGTGCTGCTGAGAAGATTCAGCAGGAAGCAAAACGTTGGGCAGGAGTAACTAGAAATGACTAAAAGAGCCTTTCTCTTTGCCGGTCAAGGAGCGCAGTACCTTGGAATGGGGCGCGAGCTTTATGATCAGTATGAGCTTGTTCGGTCAACTTTTGATGAGGCTAGCCAAGTTCTAGGCTATGATGTCCGAGCTTTGATCGATCAGGATGAGGAAAAGCTCAATCAAACTCGCTATACGCAACCGGCTATTTTAACGACTTCAGTAGCTATTTATCGCCTCTTAGCTGATAA encodes the following:
- the fabK gene encoding enoyl-[acyl-carrier-protein] reductase FabK, with amino-acid sequence MQTRITELLNIDYPIFQGGMAWVADGDLAGAVSKAGGLGIIGGGNAPKEVVKANIDKIKSLTDRPFGVNIMLLSPFADDIVDLVIEEGVKVVTTGAGNPSKHMARFHEAGITVIPVVPSVALAKRMEKIGADAVIAEGMEAGGHIGKLTTMSLVRQVAEAVSIPVIAAGGIADGAGAAAGFMLGAEAVQVGTRFVVAKESNAHQNYKNMILKARDIDTTISAQHFGHAVRAIKNKLTRDFEKAEKEAFKQENPDLTVFENLGAGALANAVVRGDVENGSVMSGQIAGLISKEETVEEILKDIYYGAAEKIQQEAKRWAGVTRND
- a CDS encoding acyl carrier protein, which produces MAVFEKVQEIIVEELGKEPSEVTLESTFDDLEADSLDLFQVISEIEDAFDIQIETEEGLNTVGDLVAYVEEKTK